In the Sulfobacillus thermosulfidooxidans DSM 9293 genome, TAGACATTCTTTTCTATTGTAACAAAGAATGCCGAGAAGTCTGAAAGGAATCCCGCTGGCCTGCGACCACGAATGCGCGGTTGTCCCCATTTACCCTACCAAGGTGGCAATCTTTTTACGGAATGCGTGAAGATATTGCCTGGCTTCTTGCACAGCTTGCCCCTCATGATCCCAGTCGTGTCCAAGGCCGCGGATGCGGTGATATTCCCAATGATCAGGAAACCGGCTAACGCCCGTGGCTAGGAGAAAAAATTCTTCAATCCAGTTTGCGCCAATAACCTGGTCATGATCCCCATGCAGAAGCAAAACATGGCGGGAACCAATGCGAGGCACCTTGTAACTGACGTCCCAATCTAGCAACGTCTTTTTCACCGTATCCGCAGGCCAGTCATAATAGGGATGGCGATCCTTAAGAAATTCTAAATGGGGTGTACTGCCGATAGCCACAATTCCCCGGACCGGAGCCTGCCGGTTATCGGCACAGGCCCATAAGGCCACCAGCCCTCCTAATCCTAGACCAATGAGCAAAGGCGAATCGACTGTGTCTATCCATTGCCCCACGTGTTTTCTGGCGTCTGTAAGTACCTGAATATACCCATCATAAAACACGTCGGGAACGGCAAGCCGCTCCTTTCCTCCTAAATTGAGTACGGTAATCTCTTCATGATTAGGGGTGCTGTCTTCAAATCCCAACGAGGATACGAGTGACGACGATGCCTTTTGCGGAAAATCACTAATAACCAAAATCGATTCCTTGGTCCCGACTGGATTATTCATCAGTGTCTGTGCCACCTTCCCTAGATGCTATGGGCGATGAAAGACGTCCTTGAGTCTTAGCCATTCCTGCCCTGGACTCACTTGGATC is a window encoding:
- a CDS encoding alpha/beta hydrolase, yielding MNNPVGTKESILVISDFPQKASSSLVSSLGFEDSTPNHEEITVLNLGGKERLAVPDVFYDGYIQVLTDARKHVGQWIDTVDSPLLIGLGLGGLVALWACADNRQAPVRGIVAIGSTPHLEFLKDRHPYYDWPADTVKKTLLDWDVSYKVPRIGSRHVLLLHGDHDQVIGANWIEEFFLLATGVSRFPDHWEYHRIRGLGHDWDHEGQAVQEARQYLHAFRKKIATLVG